In Zea mays cultivar B73 chromosome 7, Zm-B73-REFERENCE-NAM-5.0, whole genome shotgun sequence, the following proteins share a genomic window:
- the LOC118472913 gene encoding LOB domain-containing protein 13-like, translating to MPTYGMPPPDFALPMPMLAPPPPPPPPSQFPMGFQTPPASVAAPGDGSGQDDTTNSWVNTIFNTQSPAGGGGYSNHPDDGYD from the exons atgccgacatatgggatgccgcctccggactttgcactgccaatgccaatgttggcgcctccacctccgcctccgcctccgtcacaattccctatg ggatttcagacaccacccgcttcagttgccgcacctggagatgggtctggtcaggACGACACAACAAATTCGTGGGTGAACACCAttttcaacacgcagagtccagccggaggaggtggctactcgaaccatccagacgatggatatgattga